A window of Bacteroidota bacterium contains these coding sequences:
- a CDS encoding gluconate 2-dehydrogenase subunit 3 family protein, with amino-acid sequence MNRRELIRMIAVVTGGVVIGGEFLVAGCKNPDAGPGTTFSEDDIAFLDEIAETIFPKTATAGAKEAKVGQFMTVMVNDCYKKDDQEVFHAGMKELDKACNKMHSHDFMKASPEHRKELLVSIEKEVKDTNEQRKAEFEKMQDDLEKKAQANGDTNFERKTMPAHYFTMMKQLTILGYFTSKEGRTSATRYEPVPGKYVGDLDYKKGDKIFTALN; translated from the coding sequence ATGAACAGAAGAGAATTAATCAGAATGATAGCCGTTGTAACCGGCGGAGTTGTTATCGGTGGCGAGTTTTTAGTAGCTGGTTGCAAAAACCCCGATGCGGGGCCGGGGACTACATTCAGCGAAGATGATATTGCTTTCCTGGATGAAATAGCAGAAACAATTTTTCCAAAAACAGCAACAGCCGGTGCTAAAGAAGCTAAGGTTGGACAGTTTATGACGGTGATGGTCAATGACTGTTATAAAAAAGATGACCAGGAAGTATTTCATGCCGGAATGAAAGAGCTTGACAAGGCATGTAACAAAATGCATAGCCATGATTTTATGAAAGCTAGTCCTGAACATAGAAAAGAATTACTTGTCTCAATTGAAAAGGAAGTAAAGGATACAAATGAGCAAAGAAAAGCTGAGTTTGAAAAAATGCAGGATGATCTTGAAAAGAAAGCGCAGGCCAATGGCGATACAAATTTTGAAAGAAAAACGATGCCAGCTCATTATTTCACCATGATGAAACAATTGACAATACTTGGTTACTTCACTTCAAAAGAAGGAAGAACATCAGCTACAAGATATGAGCCGGTGCCCGGTAAATATGTTGGCGACCTTGATTATAAAAAAGGTGATAAGATTTTCACGGCTTTGAATTAA
- a CDS encoding endonuclease domain-containing protein gives MFEGASHLIFEHAKRLRKNMTEAEKILWMYLRDGINGFKFRRQHPVGNYIADFFCHKAKLIVELDGSVHNNEDVKNNDIQRQNDLQLLGYNIIRFNNDDVFKNVEKVIEQIQKKVNNIINNKAPGIGV, from the coding sequence ATGTTCGAAGGTGCATCACATTTAATTTTCGAGCATGCCAAAAGGTTAAGAAAAAACATGACAGAGGCAGAGAAAATTCTTTGGATGTATTTAAGAGATGGAATAAACGGATTTAAATTCAGACGGCAACATCCAGTAGGAAACTATATAGCAGATTTCTTTTGTCATAAAGCAAAGTTGATTGTTGAATTAGATGGTTCAGTTCACAATAACGAGGATGTAAAAAACAACGATATACAAAGACAAAATGATTTGCAATTATTGGGTTATAACATTATCAGGTTTAATAACGATGATGTATTCAAAAACGTAGAAAAAGTGATCGAACAAATTCAAAAAAAAGTAAACAATATTATTAATAACAAAGCTCCGGGTATCGGAGTCTAA
- a CDS encoding GMC family oxidoreductase, whose translation MADNNIFDAIVVGSGISGGWAAKELTEKGLKTIMLERGRPLEHIKDYEPSNRPVWEYPHRGGRTQQMIEDYPKLKRDYPLNERNLHYWASDKDCPYTETKRFDWYRGYHVGGRSLMWGRQSYRWCEEDFLANEKDGIATPWPINYKDVESWYTYVEKFAGIQGSYEKLAVLPDSHFLPAMDLNIVEKDVAARIKAYYKNQRTLIIGRTAHVTAPLADSPQRTKCQYRDMCWNGCPFGAYFSTQSSTLPAAMKTGNLTLRPFSIVKEVIYDKETKKAKGVRIIDAETNEVKEYFAKVVFLCASAFNSTWILMNSATDIWPDGLGSSSGELGHNAMDHHFRVGAGGEIEGYEDKYYFGNRPTGFYIPRFRNFAGDKRDYIRGFGYQGSASRNGWGRDVKELSIGAELKDALSEPGDWRIGATAFGEMLPYHDNLIKLNKDVKDKWGLPVLDMSVEIRDNEKKMRVDMMNDLKEMFENAGVKNVKTFESDYAPGMGIHEMGTARMGRDAKNSVLNGNNQVWDCKNVFVTDGACMTSASCVNPSLTYMALTARAAAFAVDELKKQNI comes from the coding sequence ATGGCAGACAATAACATTTTCGATGCGATCGTAGTTGGCTCAGGTATCAGTGGTGGCTGGGCAGCTAAAGAACTTACAGAAAAAGGCCTGAAAACAATTATGCTCGAACGTGGCCGTCCTCTCGAACATATAAAAGATTATGAACCGAGCAACCGACCGGTCTGGGAATATCCTCATCGTGGCGGACGTACACAACAAATGATAGAAGATTATCCAAAACTTAAGAGAGATTATCCGCTGAATGAACGCAATCTCCATTACTGGGCCAGTGATAAAGATTGTCCTTATACTGAAACAAAGCGTTTCGACTGGTATCGTGGCTATCATGTAGGTGGCCGTTCTCTTATGTGGGGCCGTCAAAGTTATCGCTGGTGTGAAGAAGATTTTTTAGCCAATGAAAAAGACGGTATCGCTACTCCATGGCCAATCAATTATAAAGACGTAGAAAGCTGGTACACTTATGTTGAAAAATTCGCAGGCATACAAGGCTCATATGAAAAATTGGCTGTATTACCTGATAGTCATTTCTTACCCGCAATGGATCTGAACATTGTAGAAAAAGATGTAGCTGCAAGAATAAAAGCATATTATAAAAATCAAAGAACTTTAATTATCGGACGTACTGCACATGTTACTGCTCCTTTAGCAGATAGCCCTCAACGTACCAAATGTCAATACCGTGATATGTGCTGGAATGGCTGTCCCTTCGGAGCCTATTTCAGTACACAGTCATCTACATTACCTGCTGCAATGAAAACAGGCAATCTTACACTGCGTCCGTTTTCAATTGTAAAAGAAGTTATTTATGATAAAGAAACTAAGAAAGCAAAAGGTGTACGGATAATTGATGCAGAAACAAACGAAGTGAAAGAATATTTTGCAAAAGTTGTTTTCCTATGTGCATCGGCTTTCAACTCCACATGGATACTGATGAACTCGGCAACTGATATCTGGCCAGATGGTTTGGGCAGCAGCAGTGGCGAGTTAGGACATAATGCAATGGATCATCATTTCCGCGTTGGCGCAGGTGGTGAAATAGAAGGCTATGAGGATAAATATTATTTCGGTAACCGCCCTACAGGATTTTATATACCACGGTTTAGAAATTTTGCTGGTGATAAAAGAGATTATATCCGTGGCTTCGGTTACCAGGGCAGTGCAAGCAGGAACGGATGGGGACGTGATGTAAAAGAACTCAGTATCGGTGCAGAATTAAAAGATGCACTCAGCGAACCGGGTGATTGGAGAATAGGCGCTACAGCATTTGGCGAAATGCTTCCTTATCATGACAACCTGATCAAGCTGAATAAAGATGTAAAAGATAAATGGGGATTGCCTGTTCTTGATATGAGTGTAGAAATAAGAGACAATGAAAAAAAGATGCGTGTAGATATGATGAATGACCTGAAAGAAATGTTTGAAAATGCCGGCGTAAAAAATGTAAAAACATTTGAAAGCGACTATGCACCCGGCATGGGCATTCATGAAATGGGAACTGCCCGCATGGGACGTGATGCTAAAAACTCAGTATTGAACGGCAATAACCAGGTATGGGATTGTAAGAATGTATTTGTTACTGACGGAGCCTGTATGACATCAGCATCATGTGTAAACCCGTCATTGACCTATATGGCACTTACAGCAAGAGCTGCTGCATTTGCTGTAGATGAATTGAAAAAACAAAATATATAA
- a CDS encoding TIM barrel protein — MKTSNRREALKTMATGSIAAAASPLLSSFSKNEKVDEHYTLKGNINHSVTQWTYGFLSLEELCVEVKKLGLKAIDLLSPKEWPTIKSHGLYCSMCYTAGKRSLTEGWNNKDNHEWLIKDYTEAIPLVAEAGYKNLICFSGNRKGMDDETGMKNMTEGIKKIIGLAEQKGVIVQIEVFNSKIDHKDYMADKSAWAVELCKRIGSPNFKILYDIYHMQINEGDVIRTIQDNHEYFGHYHTAGVPGRHEINETQELYYPAIMEAILKTGYTGYVAQEYIPTGKTNDEKIAALKDAIKRCDV, encoded by the coding sequence ATGAAAACATCAAACCGCAGAGAGGCACTGAAAACAATGGCAACGGGCAGCATTGCTGCTGCTGCATCTCCCCTTTTATCTTCCTTCTCAAAAAACGAAAAAGTGGACGAACATTATACCCTGAAGGGAAATATCAATCATTCCGTAACGCAGTGGACTTACGGCTTTCTTTCATTGGAAGAATTATGTGTGGAAGTAAAGAAATTAGGATTGAAAGCAATTGACCTGTTATCGCCAAAAGAATGGCCGACAATAAAAAGCCACGGACTTTATTGCTCCATGTGCTATACGGCCGGAAAAAGAAGCCTGACAGAAGGTTGGAATAATAAAGACAATCATGAATGGCTGATCAAAGATTATACAGAAGCAATTCCGCTGGTCGCTGAAGCAGGCTATAAAAATCTTATTTGTTTCAGTGGCAACCGCAAAGGCATGGATGATGAGACTGGCATGAAAAATATGACTGAAGGCATTAAAAAGATCATTGGCCTGGCCGAACAAAAAGGAGTTATTGTACAAATTGAAGTATTCAACAGTAAAATTGACCATAAAGACTATATGGCTGATAAAAGTGCATGGGCTGTTGAACTGTGTAAACGGATCGGATCGCCCAATTTTAAAATACTGTATGATATTTATCACATGCAGATAAATGAAGGCGATGTGATAAGAACGATCCAGGATAATCATGAGTATTTCGGTCATTATCATACGGCAGGAGTTCCCGGCAGGCATGAGATCAATGAAACACAGGAATTATATTACCCTGCCATTATGGAAGCAATTTTAAAAACAGGTTATACAGGTTATGTGGCGCAGGAATATATACCAACAGGAAAAACAAATGATGAAAAAATTGCGGCGTTGAAAGATGCAATTAAAAGATGTGATGTGTGA
- a CDS encoding MFS transporter, with amino-acid sequence MKISTGVQLAIMMFLQYFIWGAWYVTMGTYMGEHFKETGIDKTIGQAYSALAIATMISPFFVGMIADRFFSAQRIMGLLHLLGAALLFIATKVGDSSTFYWIILFYSLLYMPTIALSNSIAFYQMSDAGKQFPWIRVFGTLGWIAAGLIIGFLKIEPTTTTFMIAAGVSVVLGLFSFMLPNTPPKGKQAGSASSALGTEAFVLFKSKPYLIFFIAAILVCIPLSFYYGWANPFLNELGMNNAAGKMTIGQVSEAVFIIAIPFLFNRIGVKKMLLMGMTAWLLRYICFAYGNTDANIWMLYAGIILHGICYDFFFVTGYMYTEKKAGEKIKNAAQGLFTFATYGVGMFIGTLVSGEVVGSYKIGEGHDWKSIWFVPAYIALGVLIYFILFFKEKRQIRVAGLPENDSIPEV; translated from the coding sequence ATGAAAATCTCTACAGGAGTTCAGCTTGCGATAATGATGTTTCTCCAATATTTCATTTGGGGTGCATGGTATGTAACTATGGGTACTTACATGGGAGAACATTTTAAAGAAACAGGAATTGATAAAACCATCGGACAAGCTTATTCGGCATTAGCTATTGCAACAATGATCTCTCCTTTTTTTGTAGGAATGATAGCTGATCGGTTTTTTTCAGCGCAACGTATCATGGGTCTGCTTCATCTATTAGGCGCTGCATTATTATTTATAGCTACAAAAGTTGGTGACAGCTCAACTTTCTACTGGATCATTTTGTTTTATTCATTGCTTTATATGCCGACAATAGCCTTATCAAATAGTATTGCATTTTATCAAATGAGTGATGCCGGCAAGCAATTTCCATGGATCCGGGTATTTGGAACCCTGGGTTGGATCGCAGCAGGTTTGATCATTGGCTTTTTAAAAATAGAACCGACAACTACTACATTTATGATCGCTGCAGGGGTTTCAGTCGTTTTAGGCTTATTTAGTTTTATGCTCCCAAATACCCCGCCTAAAGGTAAACAGGCTGGTTCTGCTTCAAGTGCATTGGGAACAGAAGCATTTGTCTTATTTAAAAGCAAACCCTACCTGATATTTTTCATTGCTGCCATTCTTGTTTGTATTCCATTATCATTTTATTACGGTTGGGCTAACCCTTTTCTAAATGAATTAGGCATGAATAACGCTGCCGGCAAAATGACGATCGGGCAAGTTTCAGAAGCAGTTTTCATTATCGCCATACCTTTTTTGTTTAATAGAATAGGCGTAAAAAAAATGTTGTTGATGGGAATGACCGCCTGGCTACTTCGATACATCTGCTTTGCTTATGGAAATACTGATGCCAATATCTGGATGCTTTATGCAGGAATTATTTTACATGGTATCTGCTACGATTTCTTTTTCGTAACAGGTTATATGTACACAGAGAAAAAAGCGGGAGAAAAAATTAAAAATGCAGCACAAGGGTTGTTCACCTTTGCTACTTATGGAGTTGGCATGTTCATAGGCACATTAGTGTCAGGCGAGGTCGTTGGTAGCTATAAAATTGGAGAAGGCCATGATTGGAAGAGCATTTGGTTCGTGCCTGCTTATATAGCATTAGGAGTACTTATATATTTCATTTTATTCTTTAAGGAAAAAAGGCAGATACGAGTAGCTGGCTTACCAGAAAATGACAGTATTCCTGAAGTTTAG
- a CDS encoding MFS transporter, with protein sequence MQAVNKNQLFVASCLALLVTSLSFGIRAGILNRLGVEFSLDKAELGTIAATAFWGFPLAVIIGGMVVDIIGMKKLLVLAFVFHMAGILLTIFAGSFGNPFWALFISTLCIGIANGTVEAACNPLVASLYTDDKTTKLNHFHLWFPGGIVIGTLLVYFLDKAGIGWQIQMALMIIPAVLYGYLFLKQSFPVTERVASGVSTGEMYKSLANPLFIFMIICMFGTAITELFTGQWIELLLKNVTENSILILTVTTGVMVIGRAFAGPVVHKLSPQGVLLCSAILATIGLYLLGHSSGNMLFFAALIFGAGVCYFWPCMLGFVSEYLPKTGAVGLNLMGGAGMFAVSIYTMFMGGVYDNLISKQLPEGADLKVYNGPEATQQMKDALGAANKAAGPEVINTTLIIPIVLIVAFAGLYLYMRNKPKPTLAAAH encoded by the coding sequence ATGCAAGCCGTAAACAAGAATCAGCTTTTTGTTGCCAGTTGCCTGGCATTATTAGTTACATCACTTTCTTTTGGTATCAGGGCCGGTATTCTCAACCGGTTGGGCGTTGAGTTTTCATTAGACAAGGCAGAATTGGGAACTATAGCCGCTACTGCATTCTGGGGTTTCCCGCTGGCGGTTATCATCGGGGGAATGGTTGTAGACATAATCGGCATGAAAAAACTTTTAGTGCTTGCATTTGTTTTTCACATGGCGGGAATATTGCTCACCATCTTTGCCGGAAGTTTTGGCAATCCTTTCTGGGCATTGTTTATTTCCACTTTATGTATTGGCATTGCAAACGGTACAGTTGAAGCTGCTTGTAACCCGCTGGTCGCTTCGTTATACACTGATGATAAAACTACAAAGCTGAATCATTTTCACTTATGGTTCCCCGGCGGTATCGTGATTGGTACATTGCTGGTTTATTTCCTTGATAAAGCCGGCATTGGATGGCAAATACAAATGGCATTGATGATCATTCCCGCAGTTCTGTATGGCTACCTGTTCTTAAAACAAAGTTTCCCGGTCACTGAAAGAGTAGCAAGTGGGGTAAGTACCGGCGAAATGTATAAATCATTAGCTAATCCGCTTTTCATTTTTATGATCATTTGCATGTTTGGTACTGCAATAACAGAACTTTTTACCGGCCAATGGATAGAATTATTGCTTAAAAACGTCACGGAGAATTCAATACTTATATTAACGGTTACAACAGGTGTAATGGTTATCGGCCGGGCATTTGCGGGCCCGGTTGTTCATAAACTTTCCCCTCAAGGAGTACTGCTTTGCTCTGCTATTCTTGCGACAATAGGCTTATACTTATTAGGGCATAGTTCTGGTAATATGTTGTTTTTTGCTGCCTTAATATTTGGCGCAGGAGTTTGTTATTTCTGGCCATGTATGCTTGGTTTCGTATCTGAGTATTTACCCAAAACAGGTGCCGTAGGATTAAACCTGATGGGTGGTGCAGGTATGTTTGCTGTTTCTATTTACACCATGTTTATGGGCGGAGTATATGATAACCTGATTTCAAAACAACTACCTGAAGGCGCCGACCTGAAAGTATATAATGGACCGGAAGCAACACAGCAAATGAAAGATGCGCTAGGAGCAGCCAACAAAGCCGCCGGTCCGGAAGTGATCAACACAACTTTGATAATACCGATCGTTTTAATAGTTGCTTTTGCAGGGCTCTATTTATATATGCGTAATAAGCCTAAGCCAACATTGGCTGCTGCACATTAA
- a CDS encoding Gfo/Idh/MocA family oxidoreductase gives MGMIGGGKDAFIGAIHRFAFNMDGQVKLVAGALSIKPDIAIDSGKSLYLDEDRIYTDYKTMFEKEAAMPADKRLDFVSIVTPNFAHFDPAMMALDNGFNVAIEKPITFSLEQAKQLKEKVKQTGLTLLLTHTYTGYPMVKQAKQMIKNGVIGKVRKVYVEYPQGWLSTLKESEGNAQASWRTDPKRSGIAGAMGDIGTHAFNMAEYVTGAQATHLCAHLNVVVEGRLLDDDGGVFIKFDNGATGVLMATQVAAGEENCIKIRVYGEKGGLEWKQEDANTLLLKWLDKPTEIYRAGTGYVSSYASHNSRTPAGHPEGYLEAFANLYRNFVLTVKAKANGEKPADEWLDFPSVDEGIRGMAFIESVVASGKSDQKWTEFKV, from the coding sequence ATGGGTATGATCGGCGGTGGCAAGGATGCATTCATCGGCGCTATTCATCGCTTTGCTTTTAATATGGATGGACAGGTAAAACTCGTTGCTGGTGCACTCAGCATCAAGCCAGACATAGCTATTGATTCCGGTAAAAGCTTGTATCTCGATGAGGACAGGATCTATACGGATTATAAAACCATGTTTGAGAAAGAAGCGGCCATGCCTGCAGACAAGCGATTGGATTTTGTAAGCATTGTTACTCCCAACTTCGCCCATTTTGATCCGGCAATGATGGCATTGGATAATGGTTTTAATGTAGCTATTGAAAAGCCCATAACTTTTTCATTAGAGCAGGCAAAACAATTAAAAGAAAAAGTAAAACAAACCGGGCTTACTCTTTTACTAACACATACTTACACCGGCTACCCGATGGTGAAGCAGGCAAAACAAATGATAAAGAATGGTGTGATTGGAAAAGTAAGAAAGGTATATGTAGAATACCCCCAGGGATGGTTGAGTACATTAAAAGAAAGCGAAGGCAATGCGCAGGCTTCATGGCGTACCGATCCAAAACGTAGCGGCATAGCCGGTGCAATGGGTGATATCGGTACCCACGCATTTAATATGGCAGAATATGTAACAGGAGCCCAGGCAACACATTTATGCGCCCACCTGAATGTGGTAGTGGAAGGGAGATTGCTTGATGATGATGGGGGAGTGTTTATAAAATTTGATAATGGAGCCACCGGTGTATTGATGGCAACACAAGTTGCCGCTGGTGAAGAAAACTGTATTAAAATAAGAGTGTATGGTGAAAAAGGTGGATTGGAATGGAAACAGGAAGATGCGAACACATTATTGTTAAAATGGCTTGATAAACCTACCGAGATCTATCGAGCAGGTACAGGCTATGTAAGTTCATACGCATCACATAACAGCCGTACTCCAGCTGGTCATCCGGAAGGTTATCTTGAAGCATTTGCAAACCTTTACAGAAACTTTGTGTTGACGGTTAAAGCAAAAGCAAATGGTGAAAAACCGGCAGATGAATGGCTCGATTTTCCATCAGTAGATGAAGGTATAAGAGGCATGGCATTTATTGAGAGTGTAGTTGCTTCAGGTAAATCAGATCAAAAATGGACAGAGTTTAAGGTGTGA
- a CDS encoding sugar phosphate isomerase/epimerase gives MTTIKGPGIFLAQFMGDKPPFDNFKSICLWAKSLGFKGVQIPSWDGRCIDLQKAAESKTYADEIKGIVNDCGLEITELSTHLQGQLVAVHPAYDDLFDGFAPDAVKKNPKARTEWAVQQLKYAAKASQNLGLNAHATFSGALLWPTIYPWPQRPAGLVETGFKELADRWLPILNVFDECGVDVCYEIHPGEDLHDGITYEMFLEKVNNHKRACLLYDPSHFVLQCLDYLEYIDNYHDRIKMFHVKDAEFNPTGKQGVYGGYQDWINRAGRFRSLGDGQVDFKSIFSKLTQYNFTGWAVMEWECCIKHPEDGAKEGAEFIKNNIIRVTEKAFDDFAGQASDEKFNRRILGMN, from the coding sequence ATGACTACAATCAAAGGCCCGGGGATTTTTCTTGCACAGTTCATGGGTGATAAACCACCGTTTGATAATTTTAAATCAATTTGTCTTTGGGCAAAGAGCTTGGGTTTTAAAGGTGTGCAAATTCCATCATGGGATGGACGCTGCATTGATTTGCAAAAAGCGGCTGAGAGTAAAACCTATGCAGATGAAATAAAAGGTATCGTAAATGACTGTGGTTTGGAAATAACTGAACTGTCAACACATCTTCAAGGGCAGCTAGTCGCTGTTCATCCTGCTTATGATGATCTGTTTGACGGCTTTGCTCCGGATGCTGTAAAGAAAAACCCAAAAGCAAGAACAGAATGGGCGGTGCAGCAATTAAAGTATGCAGCAAAAGCTTCACAGAATTTAGGATTGAATGCACATGCAACTTTCAGCGGCGCATTATTATGGCCAACAATTTACCCCTGGCCTCAACGTCCTGCAGGTTTGGTGGAAACAGGTTTTAAAGAGTTAGCTGATCGTTGGTTGCCGATACTGAATGTATTTGATGAATGCGGTGTGGATGTTTGTTATGAAATACATCCTGGAGAAGATCTGCATGATGGGATCACTTACGAAATGTTTTTAGAAAAAGTAAATAATCACAAACGAGCTTGCTTGTTATATGATCCATCACATTTTGTTTTGCAATGCCTGGATTATCTTGAATACATCGACAATTATCATGACCGAATAAAAATGTTTCATGTAAAAGATGCAGAATTTAATCCAACAGGTAAACAGGGTGTATATGGCGGCTACCAGGATTGGATAAATCGTGCAGGCCGTTTTCGTTCATTGGGTGATGGGCAGGTTGATTTCAAATCCATTTTTAGCAAACTGACACAATATAATTTTACTGGTTGGGCAGTAATGGAATGGGAATGCTGTATCAAGCATCCGGAAGATGGCGCCAAAGAAGGAGCGGAGTTTATAAAGAATAATATAATCAGAGTTACAGAAAAGGCTTTTGATGATTTTGCAGGACAAGCCAGTGATGAAAAGTTTAATAGAAGGATATTAGGAATGAATTAA
- a CDS encoding c-type cytochrome: protein MKKIFLLFTVAGMIASCGGGDKKEEKKEPAATEQKAESDDMSSNPVYQKGLELIAQNDCLTCHKIDEKLTGPAYKDVAKKYAGKDTAVQYLANKIIAGGSGNWGEVPMAPHSALSMDDAKALAQYVLLFKDK, encoded by the coding sequence ATGAAGAAAATATTCTTATTATTTACGGTTGCTGGCATGATCGCATCATGCGGGGGCGGCGACAAAAAAGAAGAAAAGAAAGAACCTGCTGCAACCGAACAAAAAGCTGAAAGCGATGATATGAGTAGTAATCCTGTATATCAGAAAGGACTTGAGTTGATTGCACAAAACGACTGCCTCACTTGTCACAAAATTGATGAGAAATTAACCGGCCCTGCATATAAGGATGTAGCAAAAAAATATGCGGGTAAGGATACAGCTGTACAGTATCTTGCTAATAAAATTATTGCAGGTGGCAGCGGTAATTGGGGTGAAGTACCGATGGCCCCACACTCAGCACTATCTATGGATGATGCAAAAGCACTGGCACAATACGTTTTACTTTTTAAAGATAAATAA
- a CDS encoding DUF1080 domain-containing protein has translation MKKLLVIPVLAICLNSCIDKSSEEKEDIKKESAINSLTDEEKKEGWQLLFDGTSTKGWHKYGDTATGSAWKIDSGLLKLDASVKENWQIKGGGDIVTDSAYDNFHLKLDWKIDTCGNSGIIIFITEDTAKYTWGWQTGPEMQILDNKCHPDTAYITHRAGSLYDLITVSKVTVKPALEWNHVEIKSLNGKLDFWLNGENVVSTTMWDDNWKKMIAGSKFKAHPDFGTVKKGKLGLQDHGNNVWFRNIKIKKL, from the coding sequence ATGAAAAAATTATTAGTTATTCCTGTGCTGGCAATTTGCCTGAACAGTTGTATTGATAAATCATCTGAAGAAAAAGAAGATATCAAGAAAGAATCTGCAATTAATTCTTTGACTGATGAGGAAAAGAAAGAAGGCTGGCAGTTATTGTTTGATGGTACATCTACCAAAGGCTGGCATAAATATGGCGATACTGCAACCGGAAGTGCCTGGAAAATTGACAGCGGTTTATTGAAGCTTGATGCATCAGTAAAGGAAAACTGGCAGATAAAAGGCGGTGGTGATATTGTTACCGATTCTGCTTATGATAATTTTCATTTAAAACTAGACTGGAAAATTGATACATGCGGCAATAGCGGCATTATTATTTTCATCACAGAAGATACTGCTAAATATACCTGGGGATGGCAAACAGGGCCCGAAATGCAGATACTGGATAATAAATGTCATCCTGATACAGCATACATTACACATCGTGCAGGGAGCCTATACGATTTGATCACCGTTTCAAAAGTAACAGTGAAACCGGCTCTGGAATGGAACCATGTTGAAATAAAATCGTTGAATGGCAAACTGGATTTTTGGCTCAACGGAGAAAACGTTGTTTCTACTACTATGTGGGATGATAACTGGAAAAAAATGATTGCTGGCAGTAAATTTAAAGCTCATCCTGATTTTGGTACGGTTAAAAAAGGAAAACTCGGGTTACAGGATCATGGAAATAATGTATGGTTCAGAAATATTAAGATCAAAAAGCTATAG
- a CDS encoding DUF1761 domain-containing protein, whose product MDTSFLSQLNWLAILVAAVAYFMLGALWYSKLLFANTWIKSTGVDMNNPDAKKGVGGIMAFTFILEFLVCIGLAILVYRLGLSRWMSGVKLGLTTGVCFAATGISISYLYQSKPTILSFIDGGYHTIGQIIAAIVLCLWPH is encoded by the coding sequence ATGGACACTTCCTTTCTTTCCCAACTCAACTGGCTGGCCATCCTTGTTGCAGCCGTTGCTTATTTTATGTTAGGCGCTTTATGGTATTCCAAATTATTATTTGCAAACACATGGATAAAAAGTACCGGTGTTGATATGAATAACCCCGATGCAAAAAAAGGCGTCGGAGGCATTATGGCATTTACTTTTATCCTGGAATTTTTAGTCTGTATCGGGTTAGCAATTTTAGTTTACCGTTTAGGGTTGTCAAGATGGATGTCTGGAGTAAAACTTGGCCTTACAACAGGAGTCTGTTTTGCTGCTACAGGGATCAGCATTTCCTATTTGTATCAAAGCAAACCAACCATTCTCAGTTTTATTGACGGGGGATACCACACCATTGGTCAGATCATTGCGGCTATTGTTCTATGCTTATGGCCGCATTAG